A stretch of Rhizobium glycinendophyticum DNA encodes these proteins:
- a CDS encoding beta strand repeat-containing protein encodes MSTTISSLSVTQIRSQSTSSVAAWSTEDVASLTTQQIAALSSAQIAALDTEDVDVMSSRQLNAISQSAIVGLTLDQLAVLDQADIESLNSTAVGKLTTKQIAALSSAQAAALTAAQVANLTATQLSAMGSEDIAGFSTADMAAISSSAISGLSIEALAVLTSQQVAALSTGTIGQLTTKQLAALTTAQTNALTTQQLGVLTGKQITALKTENLSELSTAQIAALSTAAIASLSTAQLVSLSTAQVDALTTSQIKVLNASQIAVFDEDDFGTFTTAEIAALSNKTVPGITTAVFASLSTSQIAALATASVASLTTAQMTALSTTQVEAFTSDQTKALTSAQVAVLSADAISTFSTADFAALTNKAVTGLSTDVVATLTASQISAMNTSAIAGLSTRQLAVFSTDQVAALTETQVKAMSSRQIGGFTTENVTALSAAQIAAITTAGIIGLNSTLIGALSTQQVEALTSAQVKTLRSDQLAALSAEDIATFSTADIAAIVNKAVSGLSTDAIAALSTAQIAALSTSTVSSLTTDQINALSTTQVEAFGTTQVKVLTAKQLGALGTDDIATFSTGDIASLTSAAVIGLNTELVAALTTTQIAALSTAAITSLTTTQISALTTEQVPALATSQIKLLNSKQIAALSSANVAALSTAQIAALSVTAVTGLTTEHMEVLSSAQVEALTSGQIKSLSSAQISMLDSGDLATFTTAEIAAITNKAVSGISTEIIAALPTTQLGALSTSAMAALTTSQVEALGTNQLSILSTNQIAALTAAQVAAISSGALTVLSTEQVASLSTLGIGGLTSEQVQALSTAQVQALTEKQVKALKSTQMAALGTDDLATFTTAEIAVLTSDAISGLTEETVQSLTTAQIAAISTGAIAKLPVDLVEVLTSEQVAALTTKQIAALGSKQVAALNTTNIASLTTAQVQALSGAGIAGLTTTQIVALSTAQMQALTTTQVAALGSLQIEALGTEDLAVFSTGDIAALTAAAVPGLSTSLIASLTTGQIAALSTTAFATFSTAQVAALGSDQIGVLTSKQMAALTSTQIGALTTETIGGLSTLQVASLNTVTLAALTTAQIAALTTAQAEALTTVQVAALTASQLSVLTADHLATFATKDIAAIGSVAIGGLTTDVIATLSTAQVAALNASAITGLSTKQIDAFSTAQVEALGTAQVAALSSTQLAVLGSDDIATFATKDVAAISAAAISGLTTEAISALSSAQMAALTMAGVAGMSTKQVATLSSGQFAAMSTTQISALSSAQIGAIATSTLVTLSTNQVAALGVGTVPGLTSSQIDALNAAQVEALTANQVAALTSSQLAMLTTADIATFSTADIAAIGSAAIGGLSTAVIASLSTAQVAALKTAGIPGLRTQQVAALTTAQVAVLGTLQIAALSSAQVAVLSTDEIALLSTAQVSALSADGISGLGTAQIVAMSTAQVEALTPTQVAALASKQIAALGTDDIAVFSTADIASITSSAVVGMTSDQIAALSADQLAALSAGGVGGLSTSQLNGLTPSQVAELTTAQIAALNSSQVAAISTSGIAAFSTTQIAAISAQGIAGLSTALINVLSTAQVEALSTTQVAALSSRQIAALGTDDLATFSTADVAAINTAAVAGLATGSIAALSADQVAALNTAVIAALSTSQIAALTVGQIDIMKTSQIAALGSRQIAALATDRVAILSADQIAAISAVGVTGLTQTQIQTLVSDQVEALTPTQVAAFSSTQISALGTEDYNVFSTADLAAIASGSIAGIPTSVLAALTGDQIAALSASGVSGLTTGQINALSTAQMEAFTTTQVAALTTRQIAAFGTDDFAALTTAQVAVLSTAVVNALTTTQILAFSSEQVEALTSVQVGALTSTQIGVLSTAALDMFSTADIAAISSTAIKGLSTGTIASLSTEQIASLGTAAISGLTTDQIAALSTVQVEALTSQQIAALGSRQVAALGTDDLAVLSTAKIAALTTTSIANLTTSQIAALSVDQIEAFSSLQVAALTSAQVAVLTIDAIETFSTADIAAISSAAIAGLSTGMIAAFSTNQIAALGTSGIAGLSTAQINAMSIDQIEALTTKQVAALTSRQIAVLGTDDLDVFSSEDIAAISAAGIEGLSTTMIASLTPAQVGALSTGAVAALSTSQLATLTSEQIDSLTTAQVKALTSKQIGSLTTEDLGSFSTAQIAAISAAGMAGLTKTQMATLSVEQISAITTSQIGALTSDALSGLSAADIEGFSSEKFAAISSSGIAGLSTAFIAGLSTSAIAALSTASVSGLSSAQIAVLGADQIDAFSTSQIAVLSADAMAGISTLGIATFSQTDLAAISASAIKGLSTAVIASLSTGEIAALSTAQIAGLSYNQVDAMSTLQIGALTLAQIGAMGAVQAAGLGTEDVALMSTDAIAALSSSAISGLRTQVITSLTTAQAEALKPGQVAALNSAQVAALELEDLATFSSSDIAAFSSSGIAGLSTTYISQLSSTQLGALMDHQMGVMNSDQVAAVIAAYLGS; translated from the coding sequence ATGAGCACCACGATCTCGTCTCTCAGCGTCACTCAGATCCGGTCACAATCAACGTCCTCGGTTGCTGCATGGTCGACGGAAGACGTGGCGTCGCTGACGACGCAGCAGATTGCTGCGCTGTCATCTGCCCAGATTGCCGCGCTCGACACGGAAGACGTCGATGTGATGAGCAGTCGTCAGCTCAACGCGATCTCGCAGTCCGCAATCGTTGGTCTGACGCTGGATCAGCTGGCAGTGCTCGACCAGGCCGATATCGAGAGCCTGAACAGCACGGCTGTCGGCAAACTCACGACCAAGCAGATCGCGGCCCTCTCGAGCGCGCAGGCGGCCGCTCTGACGGCCGCTCAGGTCGCGAACCTGACGGCTACGCAGCTTTCGGCAATGGGCTCCGAGGACATCGCGGGCTTCTCTACGGCCGATATGGCTGCCATCAGCAGCAGCGCAATCTCGGGGCTTTCCATCGAGGCTTTGGCCGTGCTGACTTCGCAACAGGTCGCCGCTCTGAGCACCGGCACGATCGGCCAGCTGACGACGAAGCAACTGGCGGCGCTCACCACGGCCCAGACAAACGCCTTGACCACGCAGCAATTGGGAGTGCTGACTGGAAAGCAGATCACCGCGCTCAAGACGGAGAACCTCTCCGAACTCTCGACGGCCCAGATCGCGGCGCTCAGCACAGCGGCGATCGCCAGCCTGTCCACGGCCCAGCTGGTTTCCCTGTCGACGGCGCAGGTTGATGCCTTGACCACGAGCCAGATCAAGGTGTTGAACGCCTCGCAGATCGCCGTGTTCGATGAAGACGATTTTGGTACCTTTACCACAGCCGAGATCGCCGCTCTTTCAAACAAGACGGTGCCGGGCATCACCACTGCGGTCTTCGCAAGCTTGAGCACAAGCCAGATTGCAGCCCTCGCGACAGCTTCGGTTGCAAGTCTGACGACGGCCCAGATGACCGCTTTGAGCACCACCCAGGTGGAAGCGTTCACCAGTGACCAGACGAAGGCGCTGACGTCTGCACAGGTTGCCGTCCTCTCAGCCGATGCGATTTCGACGTTTTCGACTGCGGACTTTGCAGCCCTCACCAATAAGGCCGTGACAGGCCTGTCGACGGATGTGGTCGCCACGCTCACTGCAAGCCAGATATCCGCGATGAACACCAGTGCCATCGCGGGGCTCTCCACGCGCCAGTTGGCCGTCTTTTCCACAGACCAGGTGGCCGCTCTGACGGAGACCCAGGTCAAAGCCATGAGCTCCCGTCAGATCGGCGGATTTACTACTGAAAACGTCACGGCTCTAAGCGCAGCACAGATTGCGGCAATCACCACGGCCGGCATCATAGGGCTGAACAGCACGTTGATCGGCGCACTTTCAACGCAGCAGGTCGAGGCTCTGACGTCGGCCCAGGTCAAGACCCTACGTTCCGATCAGCTTGCAGCCCTGAGCGCAGAGGATATTGCTACCTTCTCGACCGCGGACATCGCAGCGATCGTGAACAAGGCAGTGTCGGGGCTGTCGACGGATGCAATTGCGGCTTTGTCGACCGCTCAGATCGCCGCTTTGTCGACCTCGACGGTGTCAAGCCTAACCACTGACCAGATCAACGCCCTGTCCACCACACAGGTAGAGGCCTTTGGGACGACACAGGTCAAGGTTCTGACCGCAAAGCAGTTGGGTGCTCTCGGAACGGATGATATCGCGACCTTCTCCACGGGGGACATCGCGTCGCTGACGAGTGCTGCCGTCATCGGGTTGAACACCGAGCTTGTGGCTGCGCTCACCACCACGCAGATCGCTGCCCTCAGCACCGCTGCAATCACCAGCCTGACCACCACCCAGATCAGTGCATTGACGACCGAGCAGGTACCGGCTCTAGCAACCTCGCAGATCAAGCTCTTGAACTCCAAGCAGATCGCGGCCCTGAGTTCAGCAAACGTAGCCGCCCTGTCCACTGCTCAGATCGCAGCCCTGAGTGTGACCGCGGTCACCGGCTTGACCACTGAGCACATGGAGGTCCTGTCTTCCGCCCAGGTCGAGGCCCTGACCTCGGGCCAGATCAAGTCGCTGAGTTCGGCACAGATCTCCATGCTTGATAGCGGAGACCTCGCAACCTTTACGACGGCGGAGATCGCTGCGATCACCAACAAGGCCGTGTCCGGCATTTCGACCGAGATCATTGCGGCGCTGCCGACCACCCAGCTTGGTGCCCTTTCGACCTCTGCGATGGCGGCATTGACGACCAGCCAGGTCGAGGCCCTCGGGACCAATCAGCTGTCGATTTTGTCCACCAATCAGATCGCTGCGCTGACGGCCGCCCAGGTCGCCGCCATCAGTTCCGGCGCCCTCACCGTGCTGTCGACCGAGCAGGTCGCCTCGCTGAGCACGCTCGGCATCGGCGGCCTGACGTCGGAACAGGTTCAGGCCTTGTCCACCGCCCAGGTTCAGGCTTTGACGGAGAAACAGGTCAAGGCTCTGAAGTCTACGCAGATGGCGGCTCTCGGCACGGACGATCTCGCCACGTTCACGACGGCGGAGATCGCGGTCCTCACGAGTGATGCAATCTCCGGCCTGACGGAAGAGACAGTCCAGTCGCTGACCACCGCCCAGATCGCCGCCATCAGCACGGGCGCTATCGCCAAGCTGCCGGTTGATCTCGTTGAAGTCCTGACATCTGAGCAGGTGGCGGCGTTGACCACCAAGCAGATCGCGGCCCTCGGCTCGAAACAGGTCGCGGCCCTCAACACGACGAATATCGCGTCCCTGACGACCGCGCAGGTGCAAGCCTTGAGCGGTGCTGGCATCGCCGGGCTGACGACGACCCAGATTGTTGCGCTGAGCACCGCTCAGATGCAGGCTCTCACCACGACCCAGGTCGCGGCTCTGGGGTCCCTGCAGATCGAAGCGCTCGGCACCGAGGACCTCGCAGTCTTCTCGACGGGTGATATCGCCGCGCTGACCGCCGCTGCTGTTCCCGGGCTCTCCACCTCTCTCATCGCATCCCTCACGACCGGTCAGATCGCGGCCTTGAGCACAACGGCCTTTGCCACCTTCAGCACTGCTCAGGTGGCGGCTCTTGGGTCGGATCAGATTGGTGTGCTCACCAGCAAGCAGATGGCCGCCCTGACCTCAACACAGATTGGCGCCCTGACGACGGAGACGATCGGCGGGCTTTCCACGCTCCAGGTTGCGTCACTTAACACCGTGACGCTCGCTGCGTTGACGACGGCGCAGATCGCGGCACTGACGACGGCGCAGGCGGAAGCCCTGACCACGGTCCAGGTCGCCGCTCTGACCGCTTCGCAACTCTCCGTCCTCACGGCCGATCATCTCGCGACGTTCGCGACCAAGGATATCGCTGCCATCGGATCGGTCGCGATTGGGGGTCTAACGACCGACGTCATCGCCACACTGTCGACCGCCCAGGTGGCGGCCTTGAATGCATCAGCAATCACGGGCCTATCCACCAAGCAGATCGACGCTTTCAGCACGGCTCAGGTCGAGGCCCTCGGGACGGCGCAGGTTGCGGCACTCAGTTCAACCCAGTTGGCGGTATTGGGCTCTGACGACATCGCCACCTTCGCTACCAAGGATGTGGCTGCAATCAGCGCTGCGGCCATTTCTGGCCTCACGACTGAGGCTATCAGTGCATTGTCTTCGGCCCAGATGGCCGCCCTGACCATGGCCGGTGTCGCCGGCATGAGCACCAAGCAGGTGGCAACGCTTTCCTCTGGCCAGTTCGCGGCCATGAGCACCACCCAGATTTCAGCGCTCTCCTCGGCTCAGATCGGTGCAATTGCCACAAGCACGCTTGTGACGCTATCGACCAATCAGGTTGCGGCCCTGGGCGTGGGCACAGTACCTGGCCTGACCTCCAGCCAGATCGATGCGTTGAACGCAGCCCAGGTCGAAGCTCTGACCGCCAATCAGGTGGCCGCGCTGACCTCGTCCCAATTGGCGATGCTGACCACGGCTGATATTGCGACTTTCTCGACTGCGGACATCGCCGCTATCGGGTCGGCGGCGATCGGTGGTCTCTCGACAGCTGTCATTGCGTCTCTCTCGACCGCGCAGGTTGCCGCCCTGAAAACAGCAGGCATCCCCGGCTTGCGCACGCAGCAGGTCGCCGCGTTGACCACGGCGCAGGTTGCAGTGCTCGGGACCCTGCAGATTGCAGCACTGTCTTCCGCGCAGGTTGCGGTTCTCAGCACGGACGAGATCGCGTTACTGTCCACTGCCCAGGTGAGCGCGCTGAGTGCAGACGGTATCAGCGGCCTTGGCACCGCACAGATCGTCGCCATGAGCACCGCTCAGGTGGAGGCACTGACACCAACCCAGGTGGCGGCACTCGCTTCCAAACAGATTGCGGCACTCGGCACGGATGACATAGCCGTCTTCTCGACCGCTGATATCGCCTCGATAACTTCAAGTGCCGTCGTTGGCATGACCTCTGACCAGATCGCAGCGCTGTCGGCCGATCAACTTGCAGCCTTGAGTGCCGGCGGGGTCGGCGGCTTGTCGACGTCGCAGTTGAACGGGTTGACCCCGTCTCAGGTGGCGGAACTCACGACGGCCCAGATCGCGGCCCTGAATTCCAGCCAGGTCGCGGCCATCTCGACGTCCGGCATCGCTGCCTTCTCCACCACCCAGATCGCGGCAATCAGTGCCCAGGGGATTGCCGGTCTGTCGACGGCACTGATCAATGTATTGAGCACCGCTCAGGTGGAGGCCCTGAGCACGACCCAAGTCGCTGCCTTGAGTTCGCGTCAGATCGCTGCCCTCGGGACCGACGATCTCGCCACCTTCTCCACGGCGGATGTGGCTGCGATCAACACGGCGGCCGTCGCCGGCCTCGCGACCGGATCGATTGCAGCGCTTTCGGCCGATCAGGTCGCAGCACTGAACACTGCAGTGATCGCTGCTTTGTCGACGTCGCAGATCGCTGCCCTGACCGTCGGTCAAATCGATATCATGAAGACCAGCCAGATCGCGGCCCTGGGCTCCCGTCAGATTGCCGCTCTCGCGACGGATCGAGTGGCGATCCTCTCGGCAGATCAGATTGCCGCGATCAGCGCCGTTGGCGTGACTGGGCTTACCCAGACACAGATCCAGACGCTTGTTTCCGATCAGGTGGAGGCATTGACCCCCACGCAGGTCGCAGCATTCAGTTCCACACAGATCTCAGCGCTGGGTACTGAAGACTACAATGTCTTTTCCACTGCCGATCTCGCGGCCATCGCGTCGGGCTCGATTGCCGGGATACCGACCTCCGTGCTGGCAGCCTTGACTGGCGATCAGATTGCGGCTCTCAGCGCTAGCGGGGTCTCCGGACTGACGACCGGGCAGATCAATGCGCTGAGCACGGCGCAGATGGAGGCCTTCACGACAACCCAGGTTGCGGCGCTGACCACACGACAGATCGCCGCATTCGGGACCGATGACTTTGCCGCACTCACCACGGCACAGGTAGCGGTCCTGAGCACGGCCGTCGTGAATGCTCTGACGACGACACAGATCCTCGCCTTCAGTTCGGAGCAGGTCGAGGCGCTGACATCGGTTCAGGTGGGAGCTCTCACCTCCACCCAGATTGGCGTTCTCAGCACCGCCGCCCTCGACATGTTCTCAACGGCTGACATCGCTGCCATCAGTTCCACCGCGATCAAGGGGCTTTCCACCGGGACCATCGCATCCTTGTCGACGGAGCAGATCGCTTCTCTTGGCACAGCTGCGATCAGCGGACTGACGACGGACCAGATTGCCGCACTCAGTACAGTGCAGGTCGAGGCACTCACATCGCAACAGATTGCCGCTCTCGGTTCGAGGCAGGTCGCTGCCTTGGGCACGGACGATCTGGCAGTTTTGTCGACCGCCAAGATCGCAGCCCTGACCACCACGTCGATCGCCAACCTGACGACAAGCCAGATCGCGGCACTCAGTGTCGACCAGATTGAAGCTTTCTCTTCGTTGCAGGTGGCAGCCCTAACCTCAGCGCAGGTCGCGGTGCTCACGATCGACGCTATCGAGACCTTCTCGACGGCAGACATTGCTGCCATCAGTTCGGCCGCTATCGCGGGTCTATCGACCGGCATGATCGCTGCGTTTTCGACCAACCAGATTGCTGCGCTCGGAACCAGCGGCATTGCCGGCCTGTCGACCGCCCAGATCAATGCGATGAGCATCGATCAGATCGAAGCCCTCACCACCAAACAGGTGGCGGCACTCACGTCCCGCCAGATCGCAGTTCTCGGAACGGACGATCTGGACGTCTTCTCTTCGGAAGACATCGCGGCGATCAGTGCAGCCGGCATTGAAGGCCTCTCAACCACCATGATCGCCAGCCTGACGCCAGCGCAGGTGGGCGCTCTCAGCACGGGTGCGGTGGCAGCCCTCAGCACGAGCCAGCTGGCCACCCTGACATCTGAGCAGATCGATTCGCTGACAACGGCCCAGGTCAAGGCCTTGACCTCCAAGCAGATCGGGTCACTCACCACTGAAGACCTCGGATCCTTCTCGACCGCCCAGATCGCGGCCATCAGTGCGGCGGGCATGGCTGGGTTGACCAAGACCCAGATGGCAACTCTCAGCGTCGAACAGATCAGCGCGATCACGACGTCTCAAATCGGCGCTCTGACCTCGGATGCCCTTTCGGGCCTGAGTGCCGCCGATATCGAAGGCTTCTCGTCAGAAAAATTTGCCGCCATCAGCTCGTCGGGTATCGCCGGCCTGTCGACGGCATTCATTGCCGGGTTGAGCACCAGCGCCATCGCTGCACTCAGCACGGCAAGCGTCTCGGGTCTGTCCAGCGCGCAGATCGCCGTGCTGGGAGCCGACCAGATCGACGCCTTCTCGACCAGCCAGATTGCGGTCCTGAGTGCCGATGCCATGGCGGGCATTTCCACGCTGGGTATAGCGACGTTCTCGCAAACCGATCTCGCGGCCATCAGTGCCTCGGCGATCAAGGGTCTGTCCACGGCCGTCATCGCATCACTGTCCACGGGTGAGATCGCAGCTCTGTCCACCGCCCAGATCGCCGGCTTGAGCTACAATCAGGTCGATGCCATGAGCACGCTGCAGATTGGCGCCCTGACACTGGCACAGATCGGCGCCATGGGAGCAGTGCAGGCTGCAGGTCTCGGCACGGAAGATGTGGCGCTGATGTCGACGGATGCCATTGCAGCCTTGAGCAGCAGCGCCATCTCGGGCTTGCGGACGCAGGTGATCACGTCGCTAACGACCGCTCAGGCCGAGGCGCTCAAACCAGGCCAGGTCGCGGCTCTGAACTCTGCCCAGGTGGCGGCCCTTGAACTGGAGGACCTGGCAACCTTCTCGTCGTCGGATATCGCGGCCTTCAGTTCAAGCGGCATAGCCGGACTCTCGACAACCTACATCTCCCAGCTCTCAAGCACGCAGTTGGGCGCCCTGATGGATCATCAGATGGGCGTGATGAACTCCGACCAGGTGGCGGCGGTGATCGCGGCTTATCTCGGCTCCTGA
- a CDS encoding GlxA family transcriptional regulator has translation MRTERMAIAERNSKPQLKIAFVLSRAFTLSAFGLFIDTIRLASDEFDRSGRVKADWHVLGSTRHLITSSCGVQVAPTSDFVDPSRFDYIVVVGGLLGQQAAVDEETIQFLRRADAQKVPLIGLCTGTFILAEAGLMKGHQSCVSWLHYQAFRERFPDLDVRSDRLFNLDRRRGSCAGGSSSADLAAFIVRQYLGHDAERNALEVLQIERARSNRDIQVRRPLTIECEDPRIKAVLILMEQTLESELTIDQLARSVGLSRRQLERLFAQELKASPARVYMRLRMERAKMLVAQTDASLIDIALQVGFENTSHFNRVFKSIHGKTPGQMRNALPA, from the coding sequence ATGAGGACGGAACGGATGGCCATCGCAGAACGCAACAGCAAGCCGCAGCTGAAGATTGCCTTCGTGCTGTCGCGCGCCTTCACGCTTTCGGCGTTTGGCTTGTTTATCGACACCATTCGCCTCGCCAGCGACGAGTTCGACCGCTCCGGGCGCGTCAAGGCCGACTGGCACGTCCTTGGCAGCACCCGCCACCTGATTACCTCGAGCTGCGGTGTTCAGGTGGCGCCCACCAGCGACTTCGTTGATCCCAGCCGGTTCGACTACATCGTGGTGGTCGGCGGACTGCTCGGCCAGCAGGCCGCCGTGGATGAGGAAACGATCCAGTTCCTGCGACGCGCCGATGCTCAGAAGGTGCCGCTTATCGGGCTTTGCACCGGCACCTTCATCCTAGCTGAGGCCGGATTGATGAAGGGCCACCAGAGCTGTGTCAGCTGGCTTCATTATCAGGCATTTCGCGAGAGATTTCCGGATCTCGATGTCCGTTCGGACCGGCTGTTCAATCTCGACCGCCGCCGCGGATCTTGCGCCGGCGGCAGCAGCTCCGCCGATCTCGCTGCCTTTATCGTGCGCCAGTATCTCGGCCATGACGCGGAGCGCAATGCGCTCGAGGTCCTGCAGATCGAGCGGGCCCGTTCGAACCGAGACATCCAGGTCCGCCGTCCCCTGACCATCGAGTGTGAAGATCCTCGGATCAAGGCCGTGCTGATCCTGATGGAGCAGACACTCGAAAGCGAACTGACCATCGACCAGCTGGCCCGCTCTGTCGGCCTGTCTCGACGTCAACTCGAACGGCTCTTTGCACAGGAACTGAAGGCATCGCCGGCACGCGTCTACATGCGGCTGCGCATGGAGCGGGCAAAGATGCTGGTCGCCCAGACCGATGCTTCTCTGATCGACATCGCCCTCCAGGTCGGATTCGAGAACACTTCGCACTTCAACCGGGTGTTCAAGAGCATCCATGGCAAGACGCCGGGTCAGATGCGCAATGCACTGCCGGCCTGA
- a CDS encoding (R)-mandelonitrile lyase: MDIKRAGSQPSGKGPSDWFTGTVRLDPLFPARAPARVAGNAVTFEPGARTAWHTHPLGQILIVTAGLGRVQREGGPVEEIRPGDVVWFEPGEKHWHGASPTVALTHIAIQEALDGKAVDWLDHVSDDDYAA, encoded by the coding sequence ATGGACATCAAACGCGCAGGCAGTCAGCCTTCCGGTAAGGGCCCGTCAGACTGGTTTACCGGAACGGTTCGGCTGGACCCGTTGTTTCCAGCTCGTGCGCCGGCAAGGGTGGCCGGCAATGCTGTGACCTTCGAACCCGGCGCCCGCACCGCCTGGCATACCCATCCGCTCGGCCAGATCCTGATCGTCACGGCAGGCCTCGGTCGCGTCCAGCGCGAAGGCGGGCCTGTCGAGGAGATCAGACCGGGCGACGTCGTCTGGTTCGAGCCGGGCGAAAAGCACTGGCATGGGGCAAGCCCGACGGTCGCCCTGACCCACATTGCCATTCAGGAGGCGCTGGATGGCAAGGCTGTGGACTGGCTGGACCATGTGAGCGACGACGACTACGCCGCCTGA
- a CDS encoding NnrS family protein, giving the protein MHSLPPRSVSETLLSGGFRLFFPGSAVAAALVVAIWIPWYLGLLDLPVALPPLAWHQHELLFGFVPGVVAGFLLTAVPNWTGRAAIAGRPLLCLFLLWLAGRASIALSGSTGLIIAAPIACLFLPAFALMIGRELAAAGNRRNYKILVILALLSLSQVCFFIELEQFGDTLISARLAVATIVLMVSIVSGRIIPSFTGNWLKANRPGLLPVPFSRFDAVVIILSLVTLLAWVIQARAGLNVATPLGVLMIAIGAAHLVRQFRWRPLKTLSEPLLWILHLGYFFLPIGFLLIGSSLLLDDPSLASAGIHAWTVGGIGIMILAVMTRATRGHTGLALHAPWTTTWLIYAFAIIAASARIGAAVLPKDASALLSVAGIAWIVAFLGYVVFYGSILLRSR; this is encoded by the coding sequence ATGCACAGCCTCCCCCCTCGGTCCGTATCGGAGACCTTGCTCTCCGGTGGGTTTCGCCTGTTCTTTCCCGGCAGTGCAGTTGCCGCTGCACTGGTGGTGGCGATCTGGATTCCGTGGTATCTCGGTCTCCTCGATCTTCCGGTCGCACTGCCCCCTCTCGCCTGGCATCAGCATGAGCTGCTGTTCGGTTTCGTGCCCGGCGTGGTTGCCGGGTTTCTTCTGACGGCGGTGCCCAACTGGACGGGCCGCGCGGCGATTGCCGGGAGGCCCTTGCTCTGCCTCTTCCTGCTCTGGCTTGCCGGACGGGCCTCGATTGCCCTGTCGGGATCGACCGGCCTCATCATCGCCGCGCCGATTGCGTGCCTCTTCCTCCCTGCCTTCGCATTGATGATCGGTCGGGAACTCGCGGCCGCGGGCAACCGCCGTAACTACAAGATCCTCGTCATTCTTGCTCTCCTTAGCCTTTCACAAGTGTGTTTCTTCATCGAGCTCGAGCAGTTCGGCGACACCCTCATTTCCGCACGTCTCGCGGTTGCGACGATCGTTCTGATGGTGTCCATCGTCTCCGGGCGGATCATTCCCTCCTTCACCGGAAACTGGCTTAAGGCCAATCGTCCCGGACTGCTGCCGGTACCTTTCTCGCGCTTCGATGCTGTGGTGATCATTCTGTCGCTGGTCACCCTACTCGCCTGGGTCATTCAAGCCCGCGCTGGCCTCAACGTCGCAACGCCTCTCGGTGTGCTGATGATTGCAATCGGTGCTGCCCACCTCGTGCGCCAGTTCCGCTGGCGCCCGTTGAAGACCCTCAGCGAACCTCTCCTCTGGATCCTGCATCTCGGCTATTTCTTCTTGCCCATCGGCTTCCTGCTTATAGGTTCGTCCCTGCTGCTCGATGATCCGAGCCTGGCGTCCGCCGGTATCCATGCCTGGACGGTGGGCGGCATCGGCATCATGATCCTTGCCGTTATGACCAGGGCGACACGCGGCCATACCGGGCTCGCGCTCCACGCCCCCTGGACCACGACCTGGCTCATCTATGCGTTTGCCATCATCGCGGCCTCCGCCCGCATCGGCGCGGCCGTCCTGCCCAAAGACGCTTCTGCCCTGCTTTCAGTGGCAGGCATCGCCTGGATTGTCGCATTCCTGGGATATGTGGTGTTTTACGGATCGATCCTGCTTCGTAGCCGGTAG
- a CDS encoding hemerythrin domain-containing protein, with protein sequence MLHTPKLSRMQVTMMEERHRALLALCLELEELARDLKHAIVPASTRPIAAQLEPLVDAAHKLEEETLYPTLEEQAGSCFSSLMIAQIKAEHGVDRKAAHELKLTLDAVADGRCRLSLDTVARMTTRFQDYLQRHVAAEQILLDNLVAAAGGHEPDTGSPAPPKSFLPPADP encoded by the coding sequence ATGCTGCACACACCAAAACTGTCCCGGATGCAGGTGACCATGATGGAAGAGCGCCACCGCGCCCTTTTGGCACTATGTCTCGAACTCGAAGAACTCGCGAGAGATCTCAAGCATGCCATCGTGCCTGCCTCCACGAGGCCTATTGCTGCCCAGCTCGAACCGCTCGTCGATGCCGCTCACAAGCTTGAAGAAGAGACATTATATCCAACCTTGGAGGAGCAAGCCGGTTCCTGCTTCAGTTCCCTGATGATTGCGCAGATCAAGGCGGAGCATGGCGTCGATCGCAAGGCTGCCCATGAGCTCAAACTGACGCTCGACGCTGTCGCAGACGGTCGCTGCAGGCTGAGCCTCGATACGGTGGCGCGCATGACGACACGGTTCCAGGACTATCTTCAGCGCCATGTGGCAGCGGAGCAGATCCTTTTGGATAATCTTGTCGCTGCGGCAGGCGGCCATGAGCCGGATACGGGCTCACCCGCACCACCAAAATCCTTTTTGCCCCCAGCAGATCCCTGA